The following DNA comes from Candidatus Binatus sp..
AATTTGGGAATCCAATAAACCGGCCGCTCCCATCACGCCAGCGGACCTGGGAATGAGTCGAGGAAGCAGCCAAGATCACTGGACTGGTTTTGGTCCGGCCGCCAACTCCGCCCTCGCGCGCGTACCGATACCAGTTTTTACCAGTTCGGCCAGAATCATTGTCTGGATGACCTCAAAAAATTGCTCGCTCAACGCGCGCAGAATAACGACTTCGGGCCGGAGCCGTACTGCAGTACTTCGGGCAGCCCGGCACGCTTTATCGCGAGGTGTTGTCTGAAACCGATCGCGAGCACCTGGTCACGAACATTGTTGGGCATCTGAAGGACGGCGTGAAGTCCGACATGCTGCAGCGCGCAATCCAGTACTGGACCAATATCGATGCGGGTCTCGGCGCGCGAATCCGCACCACCCTCGAAGGCGGCCGCGCCAATGGCGCCACTGAGAAGAGCAGCGAGGTAACCAAGTAGAGAACCATCGCGAATTGAGCGCGGATAATTCGCGCGCATCGATCCTACTCGATCGAGTAGTCGCTTCAGGCAGTCTTCCGTAGCGCATCGACGATGTTTCGCCGCGCGGAGGAGCGCGCCGGTACTACGGCGCTGAGAATTCCGATCAGCGCCGAAATGACGAGCGTTTCAATCACCACCGGCGCGGGAATCTGCACTATCGTGAGTCCACCCATCGAGAGGCACTGCCGACAAGAACAGCTTCAGCACCAGGCACGCGGCGCCGCATCCGAGAATGCCGCCCAGCAATCCGATCAGCAGCGATTTGCACAGCAGCAGGGAAAGTATCGTGCGCGGGGTGATACCGATCGAGCGCATCACTCGATCCTGATCTCTCACCGCCATCGCGAGCTTCAGTTTAGCCCGTCACTCCTCGAGGCGGCCCTGTAGGCGCAGGTTAGCTCGCACCTTGGGTAGGCTTGCGAAACGATCGCTCAATCGCGATAGTTTGCCGGTCTTGAAGCTTTGAGTTCCACTACGAGTTGATGTTTGACAGATTCGGCTACAATCGGGGTTTTTTATGAACGATGACTCCACTCAGTTGCGCGAAGCTTACGTTCCTCAACCCGCCACCGCGATCGCATCTCATCTTGTGCGCCCTGAGATGGCCGACGAATACATTGAGGCACAAACTGCGATCACGGAAGCGGCGCGGATGAGTCCGGGCTTCGTCGGCACGGAAGTACTTTCTCCGATTCCCGATCTGCAAGGGGAATGGGTGGCGATTTTCCGCCTCGAGTCCAACCTGGCGATGAAGCGATGGCTGGAAAGTCCGGAGCGCGCGCGACTCGCCGCGCGAATCGAGGCTTGTTTGTCGGAGCCTTCGCATATGTTGCTGCTTGCCAGCGACGACAACGCCGAGCCACCAGTGGCGGTTGTTTTTACCCATCGCGTCGCCAAGGACAAGGAGGAGGCCTATCTTGCGTGGCGGCGCAAGGTGATCGCGGCGCAGGCGCATTACCCCGGCTATCTAGCGACCGAATTTTTCCGGCCCCATGGCATCCAGAACGAGTGGGTGGACATTGTTCGCTACGACAACGTGGATGATCTCAATCATTGGATGGAATCGAAAGAGCGGGAAGCGCTGCTCAAAGAACTCGATCCGATCGTCGAGAGTATGCACGCGCATCGGGTAACCGGGCTTGAAGGATGGTTCGCACTCAATCGGGGGGCCGCCGCGACCGTCAGAGTACCGCCCTCGTGGAAGCAGATGCTGTCGGTGTTGTTCGCTTTGTATCCCACGGTGATGGTGCTGAATTTTCTGACTCCGCTTTGGCATACGCTGCCGTTCCCGCAACAGATGCTGATTGGAAATATTCTCTCGTGCGCATTGCTGACCTACCTGGTGATGCCCAGGGTGAGCCAATTTCTCAATTTCTGGCTTACTGCGCCGGTTCGAGATTGGAAGAACGAGGCGCTGGGAGTTGGCGCTGTACTGGCCGGCCTCGCGTTGTTCGTTTTCATATTTCAGTCGATATGACCAACTTCTGAATCTGGCGACGCCCGCAGCTTTCCTGCGGCGCTTGCTTGAAGAGTCTGTTGCTTCTGCTGTATGAAAGCGCATGCGAGCAACTAAAATTAGTCATGTTGTCACATTCGCCACGTTACTGATCGTCAGCTTCGCGAGCGGCGTCCGCGCTGCCGATCAGAACCTTCCTGATTATATGGATGTGATCGTTGGCAACGGCGAGGCAGCGACCAAGGAGCGCGTCGCCGAGCAGAATGTGCTCGCGCTCGACCTCGCGATGTTCGGCCTTTACGACGATGCGCAGGTGAAGTTTCAGAAAAATTTTCTCGCGCAACATCCCGTGATCATGGCGCTCTTCAGCAATCAGGGCGGAAAACTCATCCTGTACAGGCCGGGCAAACCAATTTTGGAGGCTCCACAGGTCCCAATTCGCTATCAGCTTTATAAATCCGTGGGACATGCGGCCCTGGCGACTTTCGAGCTTGCCGGTTCTCATCTCGGCACTGTCTCCGACGGCTCGTGGATGGGCCCGATGCGCGCCTTCCGCGCCTCGAGTCAGACCGCGCTCGAAAGCCTTGACGCGCTCGATCTGAAAGCCGACGCACGCGAGAACCAGCGCAAAATCCTGAGCGGCAATCTCAAGTTCATGGACGCGTGCCTCAGCAAGGGCAAGTACACTTTCGCCGACATCCAGCAATACGCCCAGGAAGTGAAACCCTTCCTCGCGGAAAATGTCTGGCTCGGCGCGAGCACGCAGGTCGAGCATTGGATGAAGGTCATCAAGGATTGGAAGGAGATGCTGGGTGCCGATTGGGAGAAGACCTACGGCGTCAGCAACACACTTTACGTGGCGCGCCAGAACAACGTCCTGTTCAGCACGCTAGCCCAATTCTTCGGCAAGGAGGCGATGAACAAGCGCCTCTTTCTGTTCGAGACGTCGGAGTTCGTCACCACTCCCGCTCAAATGCTCGACGTGCTGATTCGGACCGTCGCTGATCGCTCGGTCGGGATGGTCTTTTTCGGCAACTACTACCTGATGGACTACGAATTGATGGGCGGCGACGGCCGCAAAACGATCGAGGACGAGGACAAGAAGTACGGAATTCCAGTCTTCCTGCCGCCCGCGGTGCCGTTCCATTCCACCGAATGGCCGTTCAGGATCGATCCGAGCCAGGGTGAAGGTCCCGCGACGATCCAGGAGATTAAGTAGCCGCCGAGCCTAGAACAAGACCATGAGTTGCGCCGTTATCGCGACGGCACCCTGGGTGTTCCGACTTTCGC
Coding sequences within:
- a CDS encoding catalase-related domain-containing protein translates to MQYFGQPGTLYREVLSETDREHLVTNIVGHLKDGVKSDMLQRAIQYWTNIDAGLGARIRTTLEGGRANGATEKSSEVTK
- a CDS encoding FtsX-like permease family protein — its product is MAVRDQDRVMRSIGITPRTILSLLLCKSLLIGLLGGILGCGAACLVLKLFLSAVPLDGWTHDSADSRAGGD
- a CDS encoding antibiotic biosynthesis monooxygenase, producing the protein MNDDSTQLREAYVPQPATAIASHLVRPEMADEYIEAQTAITEAARMSPGFVGTEVLSPIPDLQGEWVAIFRLESNLAMKRWLESPERARLAARIEACLSEPSHMLLLASDDNAEPPVAVVFTHRVAKDKEEAYLAWRRKVIAAQAHYPGYLATEFFRPHGIQNEWVDIVRYDNVDDLNHWMESKEREALLKELDPIVESMHAHRVTGLEGWFALNRGAAATVRVPPSWKQMLSVLFALYPTVMVLNFLTPLWHTLPFPQQMLIGNILSCALLTYLVMPRVSQFLNFWLTAPVRDWKNEALGVGAVLAGLALFVFIFQSI